The proteins below come from a single Rhizobium sp. BT04 genomic window:
- a CDS encoding CoA-binding protein, translated as MNHDAYTDDYLAGILHSVKTIALTGASPNPARPSNGVMGYLLSRGYEVIPVNPGQAGKQIQGRTVYARLADVPVPIDMVDVFRAAEYLDGVVEEALALRTLPQIIWAQLGVRDDAAAAKAEAAGIKVVMNRCPAIEYPRLIA; from the coding sequence ATGAACCACGACGCCTATACGGATGACTATCTCGCCGGAATCCTGCATTCCGTAAAGACCATCGCGCTGACCGGCGCTTCGCCCAATCCGGCGCGCCCGAGCAACGGCGTCATGGGTTATCTGCTGTCGCGCGGCTACGAGGTCATTCCCGTCAATCCGGGGCAGGCGGGCAAACAGATCCAGGGCCGCACCGTTTATGCCCGGCTCGCCGACGTTCCAGTGCCGATCGACATGGTCGACGTGTTTCGCGCCGCCGAATATCTGGATGGGGTGGTCGAGGAGGCACTGGCGCTGAGGACGTTGCCGCAGATCATCTGGGCCCAGCTTGGCGTCCGGGACGACGCGGCTGCCGCAAAGGCCGAGGCTGCCGGCATCAAGGTGGTGATGAACCGCTGCCCGGCAATCGAGTACCCCCGTCTCATTGCCTGA